ATTCCACCGTCCTCCAGTACTACTGCTAAAACCTTCATTCATCTTTGATAGCTTCATCAACATAGAGGTTTTCTCCTCCTCTTCCACCTTAAAAACGATTGGGTTAACTCCCAATGACACCAACATGCTCTTCACTGTGAAGCATATGTAACATTTGCTCGTTGATATAATGAGTATCGTATTTTCAGCTATCAGCTTTGCAAAATCcgttttctcctttttttttctacgATTACATGAATGCCCTGGAGGCTTCCCTGACCCACCACTGCTGGATCCACCTGCTGCGGGTGCAGCAGATGGTCTGAGGGCACTAGTTCGATGCATGGTGTCAATGGGTGTTGATTTGCGGGGTATGAGTGGTGGTGTGTGTGTGGTGTGTGTGGtgtggtgtgtgtgtgtgagagagagagagtaagtgGAGACACAAGACAATGGAATATGTAGGTAGTTACATGTGAAATACTTACGTTAAACTTTTGTCAATGTAGTGGTAGCGTCAAAGCTGCTATTTGGATCCACGTAATCTAATTATTAAccctttttgaattttatttgactATCTGTTTCTTCATTTGACTATTTTCATCTATGTTCCTTAGTTGCTAAATAAatggtggtttttttttttttgatctaAGTAGTGATTTacataatcaattaattcataAATAGATTATTTGATAGGTTGGATACGCGTAataatttcatgataaattttGAGATGAGTTTTATCTTATATTATATATGAGGTGTTAGCT
The nucleotide sequence above comes from Capsicum annuum cultivar UCD-10X-F1 unplaced genomic scaffold, UCD10Xv1.1 ctg68297, whole genome shotgun sequence. Encoded proteins:
- the LOC124894024 gene encoding glutaredoxin-C5, chloroplastic-like, which translates into the protein MHRTSALRPSAAPAAGGSSSGGSGKPPGHSCNRRKKKEKTDFAKLIAENTILIISTSKCYICFTVKSMLVSLGVNPIVFKVEEEEKTSMLMKLSKMNEGFSSSTGGRWNLPAVYIRGKYLGDFDKVTESH